The Pithys albifrons albifrons isolate INPA30051 chromosome 1, PitAlb_v1, whole genome shotgun sequence genome contains the following window.
accccaacccagcTTATAGGGACTCTACATCCGatcctctcccccttccccaaaAATAACTTACAAAGATAGTTTAAAGTTTTAAATGAGTTTAAAACCAAGTgcatcttttttattatttttttcttcttctcataATAATCTTAAAATTCTAAAAACCCATAATTTACTTTCTTGGAAAAAAGGCAGCAAGCCGTTGCTTCTTGATTGGAAGAATATGTATCTCCGGCGAGTTCATTTTCTTTAGCTTTACGCTCCTGTTTTTGACGGGTTTCCTGAGGGCCTCGGCGCTGTCACGGGGCTCGGGTGGGCTCTTCACATCGTAGCACTGCAGCACCGAGTCCTGGGGCAGGTCCCTTTTGAAGGAAAAGTTTTTGGTGGACACCCCTGACAGGCCCTTGATCTTGCCACAGAAGATGGTGGGCACGGCGTCCTTGACGGAGACGATGACTTTGGCTGTCTGCGAGGTGCTGACGATTTCGATGTTGTTGGCGGCCTTGGGCTCGCAGCCCGCCCTGCCCGCGGGTTCCACCAGCCACTTCTGCGGCTGCCGCAGCAGCTCGGCCGTGCCAGCCCCCACCGCCCTGCCCTCCACCTTGCCCGCCGCCTCCGGGGGCTTGCAGGGGGCGAAGGGGGCAGCAGGGCCGGGGAGCTTGTCCGGCGCGGGGTGGGCACTGACCTCAGCCGTGGTGGAGGTGCCAGGGCCAGCCGCCTCCCCGAGGGGCACCCCCGGCTTGCGGCACGAGGCGAGGGACAGGTCCAGGGCCCCATCCTCGGGCGGGGGCAGGGTGGCCTCGCTGGCTCGAAGCGCAGGCGGCCCTTTCATGGAGAGGTCCAAGGCCTCGTTCTCACCACCCATCTTGATGACAGTGTGTCGGCTCAGCTGGGGAAACTCTCGTGGGTGGAGGAGCTCAAAGGGCTTCgtctcctccttctccagggGTGTCTGGGTGCCCTTGCAGGAGTGGGGGGTGAAGAGTGGCGGCTTGGGCGGGTCAGGGGCTGCCTTGGCTTCGGCGCcgtggggcacagggatggggacagggatggggatggggacagggacgggcAGGGGCACGATAACAGGGTAGGGCACCAGCAGTGTGGCAGGGGGTACTAGTGGGGAGAGGGGCGAGCTGAAGGcctggggtgggagggtggCATAGTCAGGGGGTGGCTGACAGGGGCCAGAGCCCAGGGCGCCCTGTGAGGGAAACAGGTCCTGAAGGACAGCGGCAAACCCTGGTGTCTGAAACACAGGGGGCAGGACGGACTCTTGCGCTTGGCCAGAGGGCTTGGGGtccaggagctggggctgcccaacaggggtggtggtgctggggaaAAGGCCAGTGTgcagggggctggcagggcaagCAGCCCCCGGGGGCAGTACCAGCGGTGAGTTCAGGTGCTGGAAGACATGCTGCTCCAAGAGGACAGGCAACGGGACGGGGCCCTGGGTGGTCATGACGTACGGGGTGGCAGCGTTGGTGGCTGGCATCTGcggggcagcactgccagcaacCTGCAGGTGGATGGGCAGGACAACAGGGCTGTCCCCCAGGCAGATGGGCTGCAGCACAGTGGCCGCCACCTTCAGGGCCACCCCACTCTGTGACTCGGCCGGCGGCGTCAGGATGGAGGGTGCAGGGACTGTCACCAGTGGGGAGAGGGCTTTCTTCATCAGGTCAGCAGAGTTGATGTTCCAGGCCTCTGCTGTGATCAACTGGGCCACCCCGTTCTCCAGCTTGTTGTTGGCCATTGCTGAGGGCGAATTGGTGACATCCatgggcaggtttggggcatcCTTGTACAGCTCCTCCATGTCGCAGGGCTTCTCGGGCTCTGCTGACGCCACCTCTACATCGCTGTCAGTGGGACCCGTGGTGGCTCCACACTGCCAGGAGCATCAGCACCCACATAATTTGGCCTGCAAGccaaaaaacatattttaggCACCACATAAATCTCCTCCCTAAAATAATATGTACAACTGCCTTTAAAGACCCCATCACTACAGAAAGGCTgttaaatgtttctgtttcaggCTTCGGCTCCATAACACAGAGCTCTATATATACAGAGATGCTGGATATACATGCATCCGTGAGTGTTGTGCAAAGAGTTTTGAGGAACTTATATTTAGCCATAAACACACATAATTTTAAAGGCCTCAAGGACTGCCTGCAGCCAAAAAGCCCCTCCCAGTATGCAGCCTGAAACAAGGACTCGGGATGCCCAttccatatttttaaacaaagcttCATGCAATGACAGTGCATGGCAGAGCTCAGCGACAGCACATTGTTTTAACTCAACAGAAGCCCCAcaaacaaattatttctaaagATATTTCAGCcaagaaatatttcaacattGGCACAGGGTACTTGATTCCCCTTCAGTACCTGTCCCTTTTTCATCCTGCTGGGATTTACTAAAAGCAAGTGGGAGAGTGCTGCACAGTGTGTACAGCACCTCTGTGTACAGGGTCAGAAAGGAGCATGGCCAGGCAATAGCAAAGCTAAACTAATCCAAACCCCAGTATTCACCCTGCCACAGAGCTAGACAGACACAGTAATGTAAACCAGGCACCTGATTCATTAAATacctgaagaatttaaaaaaaaaatcaaagcaacttTATTGTGACACTTTGACTCTTTTATATCAACCAACCAAatggcaattaaaaaaagagcatAGATGGTTTCTGTTCATGATTACAGTGAAATTTGCAGCCTATTACCCTTAAAGACTAACACCCTCCTccccctgggaaaaaaaaaacccaaaccaaaaacaaacgAGCAAATTAATGGCCCTGCACATCCGTTTATTTAGGATAAATAATTTCTGCCCTGTGAGTTGGTGCCAGCAGACTTCAGCTAATGCCCATCCACTCCACCTCGTGCTGCTCGTGCCTCTCCCAAAGTGTGCAGCAAATCCTGCTGTAGTAATAATCACCATGGAAACTTGCTCAGTTTCAACTCTGTTACCATAGGAAAGCACCGGTGCACCCCGAATTTACATTTTTCACCTGCACACAGCTGAATTCTGCTCCATATGAGCAAATCATGTGCCATTGCTTGGCTACCCAGGCCTGGGGGAGCGAGACACTCCCACCTGCAGGCACATTGGCTTTGGGATGACAGGAGATgacagggagggcagtgccactcCAAAATTGGATGGGTAGAGACCCAGCTCGGAGATGTGCCTGTGAGAGTATGTGAAGGGCTCTGTGGCTCTGGTCCTTTCAGAAGTGATTTGCTTATGCAGATTTTTGTAAGATCAACAAACCTGCAAAGAGgacagggaaaaaggaaaaaaaaacccaaacaccacaAACAGAGGCTAAAAaatgcccagggcagggaagcaggaaaTCTGAGCCTCTCCTGAGATTTGTAAATCTTGGATTTGGCAGTGAGATGCTATGGTAAGCACAAGGCTACCTACAGAAACGCCAGGAGTTAACAGCAGAGGCTGCTTGGGTAAAATGCTAATAATTTATCAGGCGTGTTTGAGTTcttaaaaaggatttttaaaagtaaacagATGAgtcatttcttttcccctcctgctgctggcttaAGGAGAATAATTCCGGATTTTTCTCATCTCATGAAATGTTCTGCAGAAAACATTCATAAATACAGGgttgaggggttttgtttgtttgtttcttttttcaagcCTTGGCTGAAACAGATTACAGGGAGGCAGAGATGCCCAagcactggaaaacagaagcaaaaataaaattcctttttcagaaAGTGACAAGTATCAGTATAAAAAATATGAGGCCAatgctgttttgaaaaaaaaaaagaagagcaattgtttctaaaaataaagacaatgaGGAGACAGCTCAGCAGATTCGAGCTGAAAAGAACAGACATGGTCGTTTCTATTATGGAattaaaaagccattttctaCTGCTCTTATATAATCTCTCCCTCCCTGTCTTTCAAATGACCATTTTAAACCCCTTGGTCTCTGCAGCACCCACCAGCATAtttgctcctccagctgctgcagcacagctgagtaTTTTGCACGACACTGGCTCTTCCTGATGTTTCTGTTCGCTTGAGATCTCTGTGTTTTCACAGAGAATTAATGAtctggcagggaaagggaatgaCCCCCTGTTCCCCTGGCAAACCCATTTAATgttgagaaacagaaaaattaagatGAAAATTACGCTGTGTGAGAGACTTGAGGGATTAACCTCCTTGATGGACCCATGGAACGAGAGAGACAGATCACTGCATAAGATGAAAGtataaaacataataaaatcCCCCCACTGCTGCTTTAAAAGGcgacagggctggaggcagaggaaaTATTGAGTTGAGGGGAAGAAGAGCTCATCTATCACCATCAGACACCTTGAAGAAATGCCTGTGGGCTtggctggttttttttaaagcatagtCAAATATTGTTTTCCACACGGAATCCTGTATGCTCCTGGGATCTATAAATATACCCTGGTGAGCTTGTGGTCCTGCACGACCTCTGGGAGGGCCCCCCTGTGCAAGGGGAAGGAGACAAACCTGAGGTGCAGCCCTTGACCCAGGTTCATgtgtttggggtgggttttcCCCCCTCGCCACACCTTTCCCATGTGGAAGTGTATCTTCCAGTACACCTGTTTCTTGAGCATGTCattgctacagaaaaaaatttaacataaatagatataaatatatatacacacttaaaaatatttcctgatcctgcccacagcctgcagCTTGGCTGCCAGGGACAGTGGAGTCCCAGCACAACTTGTCTCTGGCTCCCTGTAAAGCAATTTTCATGTTCATTTGGGAGGGAATCCCAGGGCTGCTAAACATTTCTGAGATTAAACAACCTATTACCAGGGTCAGTAAGCAGACAGCGAAAAAGATCCAAGTCCCCAAGCCTCAAATGAGGAAACCTTTCAATATCTGAGATCAAGAGAGACTGAAGTTCTCCAAAGAGGTGTTTTGTAGTTCCTGGAGTCCTTTTTTATATACTACATACATCGTGTAGACAGTTACAAAACCCTAAATCAACATGGAAGTGATTGAAACTAAAGTAAATTTTCAGTATTGGTATTAACAGCAATAGCTATACTATATTTCTCCTTTAATAAAAATCAACCTGAAGTATGTGCTGGGCTTGGGTTTCTTTGGGGGCCTTTTAAAATTGCTGCTTCACTACACGTAAATTACTCAGTTACCCAGTTTTTCAAAGTAAGTTTCATGTCCCTAATACACACAAAAGAAGGTAATATAATCCAGTGAAAGTGCTTCAAGTTTCCTGTCTACCATACCTCGGTGCTGGAAAAtcaattaatttctctttcttattttgtatttcatttgaTGTTTGTTCTAATTGAAAAGAAGCTTGCAACCTGAAATGAGCCCTACTGTAACCAACTCAAGCTTTCCCATCGGGTGCTGATAAGGGTTAAGTTCATGGCACTTCGCACTCATGTGTGTAACTGTACAGGAAATGGTACCTTAGCTATACAAAAATGCCATGAAAGGCTAGTGATAACTCTAGCTTATTTTTATATCTCTTGCTGATGGCTGTGCAATAGACTTTTCTCAGGGCTGCTGGGTGTCggcccacagcacagcaccgtgtgcagctttccctgtgctctgcttgCTTGTCCCTACCATGGCTTGTACCTCACTGTCTACACAGAGCTGAGGTTATGCTGTGCACACTACGGGAAAGGACTCTTATGCTCCCTTTGTGGGATGCTTGGCTCAGTATCTCATGGAAAAATAGTGTTTCCCTTCAGTATAAACACAGTAACAAGCAGAAAACTAGAAATCTTGACTTAATGGGGCAGCTTCGAGACAAAATTATGGTTGTATTTGGACTTTAATGTTTTCACAGAACTCACTGCTTAATGTCACTGATCCTCCTGCCAGGAGCAAATGTCtcatttctgctctgcagaagcCCATTAACAAGGGCTATGGTGAGAGCACCCTTGACAGGGACATCCCACCACCCCTCAGGAGGCCAGCAGACCTGCCAAgcacctccatgggctgcatcTGATTGGAGAATCATGCTGGGTCCGGGATGCCCCGCTCCCCATCAGGCTGCTTTTGCCACCACAGCACCCTCGGTGCACCACAAAACCACATACCCAACCTGCACCCTACTGGCACACAGGTTTCTGGAGGAGCTCAGGGTTGAGCCTGCTCATCCTCAGCTGCCTCAACAGCCAAAGCCTGACCCATGTTTCTGCATCCTTCTGCTGTAAATATGCAATTGGGCAACAAGGACACATACTGACATGGACCAACCAACTATGAAATGTCTCCCATCCTACAGATTTTGGTCTCTATAGTCTCAGCCATAAAAAAAAGGCTTTACCATGTTATTATTACTGGTGTTTTGTTGCTGAGatagaaaaaatgtatttgaatgaAGCGAGCTTTCATGTATCAAATACATGGCACTATTAGGAGGCAAATAATGCGTGGGTGGGCTCTCCCATACATGCAAACCACAGATGATTTCAGCAGTGTTGGCCTTGCACATTTCCCACTGATTCATCTATTCATTCAGGCACCTGGGACTGTCAATCCTGGCTACCCCACGTAGCCTTTTAAGCAGTGCAAACCTCAAGCACTGAAGGGCAAAGGGGTAACCAAGTCACAGATAATGGTGAACTTGCCTTCTCCTTGTGTTGCACCATTTGTGGTGCTGCGTTTGATAACCCACACATGTCAGCTGGGTGCAGAGGCACCAGGAGGGACAGTGGGCCCTGTTCCCTTCTGCTTGCAGAAAGGCTGATGGTGAACCTCTCCAAGACATGGGACAAGCAGAACACAGGAGACCCATACGATATTTCTTAAGGCAAGCAGGCCTTCATTCTCCTGCCAGCTCACAGCTGGACCGCAAACACAGTCCCACTGCTCTAGAAAAGAGGCTCAATGGCCCCACCTTGGTCATCACAGAAGTGGAATCACTGGGGATGCACTTCTCTGTCTTCTCCAAGGGGCACCAGGGAAGCATCCTGGTTTAGCACTGCCCTCTTCCACCTCAATGCAAACACCCAGCAATGCCCTGCTAAGATTTAGGAAGCACCATTCAAAATTAACTGAGGGCAAGGAGAGAAAGGCATTGGAAAGATGGGCAGAATTCATTCTGGTACCAGCCAGAAAGAAGGGAGGGCTACACCTGGATATCCCTGCCAGTATGAAAGCTACACCCACAGCCTTTTCTGCCCATCCCTCTGCACAACATCTCCTGCTCACTACACATCTATGTGCTGCCCCATGTTACTTCTCACCCTGTGGAAGCCACACTATGGAGGATGAGCTGGACGCTGCCAAGGAGCAATGAAAATCAGCACCTCATCAGCCAACTTCAAAAGATGCCAGACAAATAACAAGGCTCCAATGCAGCCCATGCAACAGGTACTCTTATTTTCCACCACTGCATTACGGATCCTTCCGGGAGGGGAAGCTATTTGTGTCAAGGCTCCTATCCAGGCAGTTAAGCCCTGGGGGAATGAGAGGGAAAGGAAATCATTACAGCAGTGCAAAATGGCACGTTATACATGGGACACTGACAATATGTATGCACTGCTTCGGCACAGGCACACAGCATGATCGTTCTCAAATGCAGGGACTTGACTAactgagccaacagtgtgcccaggtggccaagaaggccagtgggatcctgtcctgtatcaaaaatagcgtggccagcaggaccagggcagggatccttcccctgtactctgcgttggtgaggccacaccttgagtactgtgttcagttctgggcccctcagttcagaaaggatattgaggtgctggagtgagtccagagaagagcaacaaggctggtgaagggactggagcacaagccctatggggagaggctgagggagctgggggtgtttagcctggagaagaggaggctcagaggtgacctcatcactgtctataactacctgaagggaagttctagccaggtggggattggtctcttctcccaggcactcagcaatagg
Protein-coding sequences here:
- the RAI2 gene encoding retinoic acid-induced protein 2, whose product is MEELYKDAPNLPMDVTNSPSAMANNKLENGVAQLITAEAWNINSADLMKKALSPLVTVPAPSILTPPAESQSGVALKVAATVLQPICLGDSPVVLPIHLQVAGSAAPQMPATNAATPYVMTTQGPVPLPVLLEQHVFQHLNSPLVLPPGAACPASPLHTGLFPSTTTPVGQPQLLDPKPSGQAQESVLPPVFQTPGFAAVLQDLFPSQGALGSGPCQPPPDYATLPPQAFSSPLSPLVPPATLLVPYPVIVPLPVPVPIPIPVPIPVPHGAEAKAAPDPPKPPLFTPHSCKGTQTPLEKEETKPFELLHPREFPQLSRHTVIKMGGENEALDLSMKGPPALRASEATLPPPEDGALDLSLASCRKPGVPLGEAAGPGTSTTAEVSAHPAPDKLPGPAAPFAPCKPPEAAGKVEGRAVGAGTAELLRQPQKWLVEPAGRAGCEPKAANNIEIVSTSQTAKVIVSVKDAVPTIFCGKIKGLSGVSTKNFSFKRDLPQDSVLQCYDVKSPPEPRDSAEALRKPVKNRSVKLKKMNSPEIHILPIKKQRLAAFFPRK